The Streptomyces rubrogriseus genomic sequence CCCCGCCGACGTCGAGGCGGGCCGCGCGGCGCCCGAGTCCCTTACCGGCGCCCCGCAGGCCCTCGTCGTCGTCCCGACGCGCGAGCTGTGCCAGCAGGTCACCAACGACCTCCTGACCGCCGGCAAGGTCCGCAACGTACGCGTCCTCGCGATCTACGGCGGCCGCGCCTACGAGCCGCAGGTCGAGGCCCTGAAGAAGGGCGTCGACGTGATCGTCGGCACCCCCGGCCGACTGCTGGACCTCGCGGGCCAGAAGAAGCTGAGCCTCAAGCACATCAAGAGCCTGGTCCTGGACGAGGCCGACGAGATGCTCGACCTGGGCTTCCTGCCCGACGTAGAGAAGATCATCAACATGCTGCCGGCCCGGCGTCAGACGATGCTGTTCTCGGCGACCATGCCGGGTGCGGTCATCGGGCTCGCCCGCCGTTACATGTCGCAGCCCACCCACATCCGCGCCACCTCGCCGGACGACGAGGGCGCGACGGTCGCGAACACGAAGCAGTTCATCTACCGCGCGCACAACATGGACAAGCCCGAGATGGTGGCGCGCATACTGCAGGCCGAAGGCCGTGGACTGGCCATGGTCTTCTGCCGCACCAAGCGCACCGCGGCCGACCTCGCCGACCAGCTCAAGCAGCGCGGCTTCGCCTCCGGCGCGGTCCACGGCGACCTCGGCCAGGGCGCCCGCGAGCAGGCCCTGCGCGCCTTCCGCAACGGCAAGGTGGACGTGCTCGTCTGCACCGACGTCGCCGCCCGCGGCATCGACGTCGAGGGCGTGACGCACGTCATCAACTACCAGTCGCCGGAAGAGGAGAAGACGTACCTGCACCGCATCGGCCGCACCGGCCGCGCGGGCGCGAAGGGTACGGCGATCACGCTGGTCGACTGGGACGACATCCCGCGCTGGCAGCTGATCAACAAGGCGCTGGACCTGGGCTTCAACGACCCGCCGGAGACGTACTCCACCTCCCCGCACCTGTACACCGACCTGGGCATCGCCGAGGGCACCAAGGGCGTCCTGCCGCGCTCGGAGCGCACCCGCGCCGGGCTGGACGCGGAGGAGCTCGAGGACCTGGGCGAGCCGGGCGGCCGCGGTGGCCGCGGGCGTGGCGACCGAGGTGGCCGGGGTGGGCGCGACGACTCGCGTTCCGGCAACCGCGAGCGCGACCGTTCGTCCGGTACGACGCCGCGCCGCCGCCGTCGGATGCGCGGCGGTGCGCCGGTGGACGCGGAGGCCTCCGTGGCCCCCGCGGCCGAGGCCGTGACCGGTGGTGCGGCCGACGCGGGCACCGACACCGACAAGGGCCCCCGCACGCTGCGCCGCCGGCGCCGGACGCGGAGCGGTGAGCCCTCGCGCCGCCAGGAGACCGCCGCGACGCCCGCCGCCGACGGCCCGGCGGCGCAGGCCGCCGAGGACGCCGCGCTCGCGCCTTCCGCGGCTCCGGTCGTGGAAACGGTGGTGGCCGAATCGGTGGCGGCCCCGGAGGCCGTGGAGGCCCCGGCGAAGCCGCGCCGCCGCACCCGCACCCGCAAGACGGCCGAGACCCCGGCCGCCCCGCTGGAGACCGCTCCGACGGCGGCGCCGACGGCCACCGAGGAGTCGATCGTGGCTCCGGCGGTCGTCGAGACCCCGACGGTGGAGGCTCCCGCCGAGAAGCCGCGCCGCCGCACCCGCAAGGCCACGGCCGCCGAGGCGACGGTCGACACGGCCGAGGGAGCGGCCGAGCCCGCGTCCGAGCCGGCCGAGACCAAGCCGCGCCGCCGGACCCGCAAGGCGGCCGAGCCCGCCGTGCAGGCTCCGGACGTCGAGGCGGAGACCGAGGTCAAGCCGCGCCGCACGCGGAAGACGACGGCCACCAAGACGGCCGCCGCCAAGGCGGAAGCCGCCGCCGACACCGCCGAGGCAGCGGAGGCGAAGCCCAAGGCCCGCCGCACCCGCAAGGCCGCCGAACCGGCCGAGGTCACCGAGGCCGCAGCCGACGTTCCGGCGCAGCCGGAGCAGGCTCCGGAAGCGACCGAGGCCAAGCCGCGCCGGACCCGCAAGGCGGCCGCCACCAAGACGGCCGCCGCCAAGGCAGAGGCCGCCGCCGACACCGCCGAGGCGACGGAGGCGAAGCCCAAGGCCCGCCGCACCCGCAAGGCCGCCGAACCGGCGGTGCAGGCCGCTACGGACGCCGAGGCGGAGGCCGAGGCCAAGCCGCGCCGCACCCGCAAGACGGCGGCCACCAAGACGGCCGCCGCCAAGGCGGAAGCCGCCGCCGACACCGCAGAGGCAGCGGAGGCGAAGCCCAAGGCCCGCCGCACCCGGAAGACGGCCGCGGCCGTCGAGGCCGCCGCCGAGATTCCGGCACAGGCCTCGCAGGAGCCGGAGGCCGCGCCGCGACGCCGGACCCGTAAGGCCGCGGTTGCCGTCGAGGCGCCCGCGGTGGGAGCCGACACTGCGGAGGCGAAGCCGAAGGCCCGTCGTACCCGCAAGACGGCCGCCGCCGCGCAGCCCGCGGAGGCCGGCGAGAGCTGATCCGCGCCGCTCGTCCGAGACCGTCGGCCCCGTCCCGCCACTCACGCGGGACGGGGCCGACGGCGTTGGGCGTCGTCGCTCCCGTGCGCATCGCCCGATAGCCTCTGCCCGTGAGCAGGAACGCCGCCTTCAGCCCGCCCCCGGACGCCCGCGCGTACCGGCTGCGTACCGCACGCGGTGAGTTCGCCGTCGTCGACTCGCCCGTGGCCGCCGGGGTCGCGCCGAGGGGCGTGGTGATGATGCTGCCCGGCTTCACGGGGAGCAAGGAGGACTTCACCCTGCTGCACCGGCCGCTCGGGGCGCGCGGCTACCGCACGGTCGCCGTGGACGGACGGGGGCAGTACGAGTCGGACGGGCCCGAGCACGACGAGGCAGGGTACGCGCGGGCCGAGCTGGCCCGGGACGTGCTGGCGCAGGCCGCCGCCCTCGGGACGCGTGTGCACCTCGTCGGGCACTCCCTGGGCGGCCAGATCGCACGGGCCGCCGTCCTGCTCGACCCCGCCCCGTTCCTGTCCCTCACCCTGATGTCCTCCGGCCCGGCGCGGATCTCCGAGTCGCAGCGGCAGCGGGTGAAGCTGCTGCGGGACGCGCTGGAAACGATGACGATGGCGGAGGTCTGGGACGTGATGCAGGCCATGGGACCGCCGGAGGAGGCCGGCGCCCCGGCCCCCGCCCACGGACCGGAGGACCCGGTACGGCTGCGCGACCGCTGGCTGGGCACCAGACCGGCGCAACTGCTCGCCACGGGACGCCAGTTGTGCACCGAGCCGGACCGTGTCGCCGAGCTGGCCGCCGTGCCGCTGCCGTTCCACGTGCTGTCGGGCACCTATGACGACACCTGGCCCGTGCCGCTCCTGGACGAGATGGCCCTGCGGCTGGACGCGCGCCGGACGGTCGTCGCGGGCGCCGAGCACTCCCCCAACACCGACCAGCCCCTGCCGACCGCCCGCGCCCTCGCCGACTTCTGGGACGACCATCCCGTGCCGCCCCGGCCGTACGTGCGCTGAGACCGCGGCGGCGCTCCCGCGACCCGCTCCCCGCTCCCCGCTCCCCGCTCCCCGCCGGAACAGGCCCCGATACTCCGCTACTCGGCAACTCCGCGGACAGGCCCTAGTACTGCGCCCGCAGGTGCTCCCAGAAGCCGTCCCGCAGCGCCCGGCGCAGGTCGGCCTGGCCGCGCAGCGAGTACTGCAGCAGTCCCTCGGCCTCCACCAGCAGGTCCTGGTCCACTGAACCGGGGAGGTAGGGGTGGCCGGGGAGCAGCTCGACGAGGGACTCGCGCCCCCGGGACGCCAGCCATTTCGCCGCGATCTGCGCGCCCACGAAGCGGACGTCCTCCCGGGCCGGGCGGCTGAGGCCCGTCGCCTCGACGGCGGGGGCCGTGCGCCGGGAGACGTACGGCTTGAAGAAGTCGAGGTCGAGGGTGCGCTGGCTGTCGACCTCCCAGAGCAGCGGCTCGGCCTGGTTGCGGCCCTCGGGGGCCTCGATGCCCCACAGGTGGACGCGGGCGCCGAACCCCTGGGCGGCCTCGACCGCCGACACGAGGTCCTCGTCGCCGCCGAGCAGGGCCGCGTCGCTGATGGCGCGGTGCCGGGCGAGGGACTCCAGGTCGGTGCGGATGAGGGAGTCGACGCCCTTCTGCTGGTTGTTGGCGTTGAGGTTGCCCAGGCGCACCTTGACGTCCGGCAGCTCGGCGATGGACTGCTGCTCGGCGGTGTGGATGCGGCGGCGGGCGCCGTCGTACCAGTAGACGCGCAGCAGGCGGCTGTCCGCGAAGATGGTCCGGGCCCTGTCGATGAGGGCCTCGATGAGCCCCTCGGCGTCCAGGTCGAAGGCCCGGCGGTCCTCGGTCCCGGCCACCAGTCGCCCCGCCGCCGCGTAGAGGTACCCGGCGTCGACGAAGATCGCGTGCGTCGAGGGGGTCTTCGCCACCTCGGCGAGCATGCGCTGGAGCAGCTCGTTCGTGCGATCGATACGAGCGTTCAGGGGCGCGAGGTCGTCGTTCATCGCCTCCATTCTCCCGGCGGTCACGCTACGAATACAACCGGTCCCGGTCAGTCTTGTACCGGACACCTGTCGCGCCGTAACGAGCGGCTTACTTGTCAGTAATTAGTCGTGCGAAAATTTTCCTTAGCGTAGGGAATGTTTGCAGAGGGCATCCCGTTGACCATTACGGAAGCCCGGGCACCGACGACCCAGGAGCCACACCAGTAGTTCTCCGCAGGAGGATGACCAGATCAAGGGAGAGGCCATGCGCTTTGAAGTCATGCGACTCGACGACGTCGACGGGACCCCCGTGGACACGACTGTCGTGGACGCCGCCTCCGTGAACCGCATCGTTCAGCAGGCCGCCGCCATCGGGCAGCGCCTGTGGATCCGCCCCGCCGACACCTCGGCCTTGTAACGCGGACCGTTCGCACATGCTCAGGGCCCCCGCACGGAACACCGTGCGGGGGCCCTGCCGCTGCGCTCACGCGCCCTGGATCACCTGCGTGACGCCGTTGATGATCTGCTGCACGGCGATCGCGGAGAGCATCATGCCGGCCAGGCGGGTCACCAGGACCACGCCGCCGTCCTTGATGACCCGGATGATCAGCAGCGAGTACCGCATCACCAGCCACAGCACCACGTGGATGGCGAGGATCGCCGCCCACACCGAGACCTGCGTGGTCACGCTGTCCGCCTTCTGCACGGCCAGGATGACCGACACGATCGCTCCGGGCCCGGCCAGCAGCGGCATGCCCAGCGGTACGAGGGCGACGTTGACGTCCTTGGTCTGCTTCGGCTCGTCCGTCTTGCCGGTGAGCAGGTCGAGGGCGATCAGCAGGAGCAGCAGCCCGCCCGCGATCATCAGGGCGGGCACGGACACGTGCAGGTAGTCGAGGATCTGGTGCCCGAGCAGACCGAACACCGTGATCACACCACCGGCGACGCAGACGGCCTGGAGGGCCATCCGCTTCTGCACCTTGCCGGGGCGGCCGGAGGTGAGTGCGAGGAAGATCGGGGTGATCCCGGGGGGATCCATGATGACAAAAAGGGTCAGGAAGAGGGAGCCGAAGACGGCGACGTCGAACATGGGTGAGCTACTGGCCTTGCGGAGGAGGGGGAAGAGTGGAAGGAGGTCGCGCGGAGGGTGCGGTTCAGGCCCCGCCGGCCCCGGGCACGGGGAACGCCCCGAACGCCCGTCGCGTGATCTCCCCGTACACCTCGGGGTCGGTCGTGTACTCGCCGAGCACACAGGTCTTCCGGCTGCCGTGGTAGTCGCTCGAGCCGGTCACCAGGAGCCCCAGCTCCTTCGCCGCCCCGCGCAGCCTGGTCCGCGTGTCCGCGTCGTGGTCCATGTGGTCGACCTCGATGCCGTCGAGCCCGGCGGCCGCCAGGTCGGCGATCGCGGCCTCGGACACCGTCCGGCCCCGCTTGACGGCGGCCGGGTGCGCGAAGACGGCGACCCCGCCCGCGCCCTTGATCAGCCGAATCGCCTCGAAGGGGTCGGTCTCGTGCTTCTCCACGTGGGCCCGGCCGCCGTCGGCCAGCCAGTCCTGGGTGAAGGCGTCGTTCACGGTCGGGACGACGCCCAGTTCCACCAGGGCGGAGGCCACGTGCGGCCGGCCGACCGAGCCGCCACCGGCGATTCTGGCGACCTGCTCCCAGGTGACGGGCACGCCCAGCTCGTTGAGCCTGGCGACCATGGCCCGGGCCCGCGGCACCCGGTCGTCCCGGACCAGCTCGCGCTCGGCGAGCAGGGCGGGCTCCTCGGGGTCGAAGAGGTAGGCCAGCATGTGCATGCTGACGCCGTCGAGGCGGCAGGAGAGCTCGGCGCCGGTGACGAGGGTGAGCCCCTCGGGCAGGGCGGCGACGGCCTCGGCGTGGCCGCGGGTGGTGTCGTGGTCGGTCAGCGCGACGACGTCGAGCCCGGCCGCGGCGGCCTTGCGCACCAGCTGGGCCGGTGAGTCCGTGCCGTCGGACGCGGTGGAGTGGGTGTGCAGATCGATGCGCACGACGCTGACTCCAAGCGGTGACGGGACGGACGGGGACGCTCAAGGATAACCGGAACTCGACCCCCCGCCGTCACACCCGCAGCACCCCTGCGCCCCCTACGCACCCACCGCCCCCGGCGTCGCTACGGCGCCGTCGGCTCGATCAGCCGCGGCGACAGCGCCCCGCACGGCACCAGGTCCACCTCGGCACCGGCGTCCCGCAGGTCGGTCAGTACCAGCTCCTCGTACATCAGCAGCCCGGACCGCTCGGGCCACACCACGGCCCACAGCCACATGCCGAGGGCCTCCCCGGCGAAGACGGCACGGTCGACCGGACCGCCGGAGACGTGCCAGAGGGGGGTGGGGCGGCCCGCGGCCAGCACCTTGACCTGGGGCGGCTTCTCGACGTCCAGATACGGTCCGGGGTCCGGGCCGTCGAGGCCCGCGTAGCGCGCGCCGAGGCCGACGCCGAGTTCCTCGGCGACCAGGATCAGCTCACCGACGCCGCCGAGCGGACCGGGTCCGGAACAGGCGACGGCGGTGGCCCGGCCGCCGCTGCGGTCGTCGCCCGCACAGGCCACGCCGGTGAACAGCCAGCCGACCGGCAGCGGCCAGGGCATCCACAACGGCACCTGTGTGCGGTGCACCACGACGCCGAGCGCCTCGACGCTGGGCGGAAGTACGGGCTGGACCGGGTGCACGGTGCCGTGCAGGTCGCACTGCCAGGAATCGGCGAAGAGGCCGGGAGCCCTGACCCGGCCACCACACTTCGGGCAACTGGGTTCGCCCCTCATAGAGCCCCACGGTCCTACCCTCACTCCCCCACGTCAAGGACGATCACCCATCCGGAGGGAAGGGCACTGGCCGGGCCGGCTCCCGAGTGACTAGATGTACGTTGCATTAATTAGCAGAGCTAACTTACTATGTGTATACGCCAACCATTTGGCGTGCATCTCGTCCCCCTCGTCCCCATTGGAGAGCAAGCATGGATCCCTTCGACGCGGGTGCGGGCGGCATCCTGCGGCAGCCCAAGGCCGTGTGGGCGACCGCGGGCGCGTCCGTCGTGGCGTTCATGGGCATCGGGCTGGTCGACCCGATCCTCCCGTCCATCGCCAAGGGCCTGGACGCGAGCGCCGGGCAGGTCTCGCTCCTGTTCACCTCGTACTTCCTCATCACCGCCCTGGCCATGCTGGTCACCGGCTTCGTCTCCAGCCGTATCGGCGGCCGCAAGACCCTGCTGCTCGGCCTGGCCTTCGTCGTGGTCTTCGCGGGCCTCGCCGGCACCTCCGACACCGTCGGCCAGCTCGTCGGCTACCGGGCGGGCTGGGGCCTGGGCAACGCGCTGTTCGTCTCGACGGCCCTCGCGGTGATCGTCGGCGCGGCGGCCGGCGGCAGCGCCGCCGCGATCCTGCTCTACGAGTCCGCCCTCGGCCTCGGCATGGCCTGCGGCCCGCTGCTGGGCGCACTGCTCGGCGACGCCAGCTGGCGCTACCCGTTCTTCGGCACGGCCTTCCTGATGGCGATCGGCTTCCTGTGCATCACGGTGTTCCTCAAGGAGCAGCCGAGGCCGGCCCGGAAGACCTCGCTGCTCGACCCGATCAGGGCGCTGGGCCACGGCGGCCTCGCCTCCGCCGCGGTCTCGGCGTTCTTCTACAACTACACGTTCTTCACCGTGCTGGCCTTCACGCCCTTCGTGCTGAACATGACGCCGTACAAGTCCGGCGCCGTGTTCTTCGCCTGGGGCGTGCTGCTCGCCGTCTTCTCCGTGCTGGTGGCACCGCGCATGCAGCGGCGCTTCGGCTCGCTCAAGGTGCTCGGCGGTTCACTCGTCCTGCTCGCGGCCGACGTCCTGGTCCTCGGGTACGGGAACCACACCGCGGCGATCGTCTGCACCATCCTGTCCGGCGCGTTCATCGGGGTGAACAACACCGTCTACACCGAGCTGGCTCTCGGGGTCTCGGACGCGCCGCGTCCGGTGGCGAGCGCGGGCTACAACTTCGTGCGCTGGTTCGCCGCGGCGGCCGCCCCCTACTTCGCGCCGAAGATCGAGGAGTGGACCGACGTCCACATCCCGTTCGTGGTGGCCGCGGTGACCGCCCTGCTCGGCGCGGTCGTGGTCGTCGTACGACGCCGGGCGCTGACCCACGACGCCGAGGAGCTGGAGCCGAAGCACGCGAGCGAGGACTCGGTCACGGTCTTCGCCAACTGACGAGACGGAACCGGTGAGTTGCGTCACTCCGGTGCGTCGGCCGACCGTGTCAGTCCAGCGGGACGGACCTGCGCGAGGGATCGCGCAGGTCCGTCCCGTGGTTCAGCCAGCGCTCCTGGAGGGCGGGCGCGCCGTGCACGCGCTTCCAGGCGGCCTCGTTCGGCGTCATCGGCAGCAGCGGCAGGAACCGCACCGGGTCCAGCGGGGCGTCCAGCTCCAGGTCCTCGACCAGGCCCCCCGGCTCGGCGACCAGCACCGAGGTGAACGGGGCCCCGGGCCACAGCGGCTCACCGACGTCCAGCGAGGCGCCGGGCGCCACGATCACGCCCTCGACCTGCGGGGACGCGGCCAGTACGGCGAGTGGGCGCAGCACCTTGTCGGTGTCGGCCGCCCCGGAGCGCACGGAGAGCACCAGCTCGGCGCGGGGGCCCTTGACCGGGTCGGCGAGCGCGGCCGTGGGGTCCGCCATGGGCTGGGCCGACATGCCGAGGGTGGCGTAGCGGACGACGTCGCCCTCCTGGCCGGCGGCGGGGAAACGCAGCACCTCGATGCGGTCGGTGCCGAGGAAGGTGACCGCCGCGCGCGCGTCCGGCTCGCCCAGCGCGCTGTGCAACCGGGCCTCGACCAGAGGAAGAACATCAGCCATGCGGCGAGCATAGAACTCGTCGGGAAGAGGCAAAGCGGCGCCTTGACACGTCGGGTGACTGGTACTCTGGCCCAGCGGTTCGGGGCAGCACGCAGAGCGTCGCGATCAAGTCCCCGACACTGTGAACACTCCCCTACGGGGAACCCCTCCAAACAAGGGGAATGGATCGTCCCTCACGAGGGACCGGCCGGAGGAGGTGGGGCTGGCATGGACCGAAGTCGACCGTGCAGTACCACCCGCTCTTCCGGCCGCTGACGCAGCCGCACCGGCTTTCTTCCCGTCGCCGCTGTCCGTACGCGCGCCCTCGCAAGGAAGAGCACTTCGTCTCGTTTCGTCTGACCCTGCCGTCGGTCCGGGTCAGCAGCTGAATCAGCAGCGAAGTCGGCCACCGCGACGGTGCGGTGCCCCCCGCTTTGTGGACGCGCCGAGCACGCGTGGTCTGGACGTCCTCATTCCGGGTGGTTCCACCCGTCTCCGGCCTCGTTCGCCGCCCGCCGCGAAGGAGCCTGCCATGTCGATGATCCGTGACCTGCGCGCCGCGGTCCGCCCGTCCCGCGTCTCACTGCGCAAGGACGGCGGTGCCTACGACACCACCCGTGACCCGGCGACGGCCTCCGCCGTCGTCGACTGCGCCGTCTACCGCGACGGCACCCGCGTCGAGACGGACGTGCCGCTGACCCCGCACACGGCGATGCGCCAGGTGCGTCGCGACGGCGGGTTCGTGTGGATCGGCCTGCACGAGCCCACCGAGGACGAGTTCGCCGGTATCGCCCGCGAGTTCGGGCTGCACCCGCTGGCCGTGGAGGACGCGGTCCAGGCCCACCAGCGGCCCAAGCTGGAGCGCTACGACGACTCCCTGTTCACGGTCTTCAAGACCGTCCACTACGTCGACCACGACCAGCTCACCGCCAACAGCGAGGTCGTCGAGACCGGCGAGGTCATGTGCTTCACCGGCCGGGACTTCTTCATCACCGTCCGGCACGGCGGGCAGGGCTCGCTGCGCGCGCTGCGCCGCCGCCTCCAGGAGGACCCGGAGCTGCTGCTCAAGGGCCCCTCCGCGGTGCTGCACGCCATCGCCGACCACGTCGTCGACGGCTACATCGCGGTCGCCGACGCGGTGCAGGACGACATCGACGAGGTCGAGACGGAGGTGTTCTCGCCGGGGCGCAAGGGCTCCCCGCGCGGCACGGACGCCGGGCGGATCTACCAGCTCAAGCGCGAGGTGCTGGAGTTCAAGCGGGCGGTGGCGCCGCTGCTGCGTCCCATGCAGCTGCTCAGCGAGCGGCCGATGCGGCTGGTCGACCCGGAGATCCAGAAGTACTTCCGGGACGTGGCCGACCACGTGGCCCGGGTGCAGGAGCAGGTCATCGGGTTCGACGAGTTGCTCAACTCCATTCTCCAGGCCAACCTCGCCCAGGCGTCCGTGGCGCAGAACGAGGACATGCGCAAGATCACCTCGTGGGCCGCGATCATCGCCGTACCGACGATGGTGTGCGGGGTCTACGGCATGAACTTCGACTACATGCCGGAGACGCACTGGAAGTTCGGCTACCCGCTGGTCCTGTCGATCACGGTCGGCATCTGTCTGGGCATCCACCGCACCCTCAAGCGCAACGGCTGGCTCTGAACCCGCCGCCGGGCCCCTGGATAGGCTGACCGCATGACAAGCGAGCTGCTCGACCAGGCCCTCGTCGAGGAGGCCACCAAGAAGTCCGGCCTCGTCTGGGTCAAGGGCCCCGGGGTGCCCGCCCGGGCGCTGTGGCACGTCTGGCACGACGGCGCGGCCTGCGTCGTCGGCGACGGGCCGGGCGAGCAGCCGCTGCCGGGTCTTGCCGACGGGGCCGCGGCCGAGGTGACGGTGCGCAGCAAGGACAAGGGCGGCCGGCTGGTCTCCTGGGCCGCCCGGGTGGTGGAGCTGCCGTCCGGTTCCGAGGCGTGGCAGGCGGCGGTGGGCGACCTGAAGGGCAAGCGGCTGAACGCTCCGGACGGCGAGGCCATGACGGGCCGCTGGGCCCGCGAGTGCCGGGTGCTGCGCCTGGAGCCGACGGGGGCCACGGCGCCGCTGCCCGACGCCTCGCTGGCCGAACCACCGCTGCCGAGCCCGGCGACGACCCGGCAGCCGGTGCCGGCGGGACTGCCGCGCCTGCTGCTGAAGCGCCGCAAACGGCGCTGACGGCCCGGGACGCCTCAGGAGGACGGCAGCTGCTTGCCGTAGTCCAGGGTGTCGTCCTTCGCCGGCTGCTCCAGCGCGAAGTCCTTGTTCCAGTCCGAGAAGCCGATCGTGCCCGCCCTGCCCGCCCGCACCAGGCGCAGCGGGTACGGGGTGCCCTCCAGGGAGACGTCCAGCGAACCGCCCGCGCCGTCGTCGCCGGTGATCCGGATGGTGCGCACCCCGGCCTGCTCGTGCCGGCCGTCCGTCTTCACCGTGCCGTGCAGGGTCAGCAGACCGCCGAGGAGGACGTCCTTGTCCGTGAAGCCGCTGAACTTCTTGTACACGGGGTCGCTCTGCGGCACCTTCACGTACTTGCCGGCGAGCTTGTCGGCCGCCTTGGCGTCACCGCCGTCGTGGCTCCAGAACCCGGCGTCGGCCTTGAGGAAGAGCTGCTCGCCGACGCGCAGCAGCCCGAAGGTGGCCCCCTCGGCCGCGACCGAGCCGGTCCCTCCGTCGGCCTTCAGCCGCATGTCGAGGGTGTACGTGCTGCCACCGGCCTCCACGGAGCCGTGCAGGCGCACCGTCCGGGCGGCCTCGGCGGCCGTCCCGGCCTTCGCCTGGATCTTGTCGGCCGACAGCTTCCCGAGGCCGTTGGTGCCCGCGTCGGGGTCCTCGCTGCTGCATCCCGTCAGCCCGGCTCCCGTCACGGCCAGGGCGCACACCGCACCCAGCCAGGCGGCCCTGCGGATTCGGCGCCGGGGAGTCACAGACACAGGTGAAACTGCCTTTCTGACAGGGCTGACACGGGGCCGACGGGCATCGGCATCGCGCCGACCGGGCCAGGCCGCAGCGTACCGGGGCGGTGCGGGGCCGACGGAGCCAGTCCGTCCGGACCGGCCACCAGGGCGAGGGCGATCGGGACGGGCTAGCCTGAAGCGCGTCCGAGCGGGCAATTCGGAAAAGGGACACCGTACGAATCAGCTTTCACGCACTCCCACTCGACTCACTCGACTCTCTCGTACTTCCGCGTCCTCGCGCTCGGCTCCGTGCAGCGCGAGGACGTGAGGAAAGGAGCCGCGGCCATGGCAGCGGGCGCCCCCCGGATCTTCGTCTCCCACCTCTCCGGCATCGCCGTCTTCGACCCGGCCGGCGACCAGGTGGGGCGCGTCCGCGATCTGGTCGTCATGCTCCGCGTCGGCCGCAAACCCCCGCGCGTGCTCGGGCTGGTCGTCGAACTCACCACCCGCCGCCGGATCTTCCTGCCCATGACCCGGGTCACCGGCATCGAGTCCGGCCAGGTGATCACCACCGGCGTCCTCAACGTCCGGCGTTTCGAGCAGCGGCCCACCGAGCGCCTGGTCTTCGGCGAGCTGCTCGACCGGCGGGTCACGCTCACCGAGACGGGCGAGGAGGTCACGGTGCTCGACCTGTCGGTGCAGCAGTTGCCCGCCCGACGGGACTGGGAGATCGACAAGGTCTTCGTCCGCAAGGGCAGGAAGGGCGGCGCCTTCCGCCGCAACAAGGGCGAGACGCTCACCGTCGAGTGGTCCGGCGTCTCCGGCTTCTCCGTCGAGGAACAGGGGCAGGGCGCCGAGAACCTGCTGGCCACCTTCGAGCAGCTGCGCCCCGCCGACCTCGCCAACGTCCTGCACCACCTGTCCGCCAAGCGCCGCGCCGAGGTCGCCGCCGCCCTCGACGACGACCGGCTGGCCGACGTGCTGGAGGAGCTGCCGGAGGACGACCAGATCGAGATCCTCGGCAAGCTGAAGGAGGAGCGCGCCGCAGACGTCCTGGAGGCGATGGACCCCGACGACGCCGCCGACCTGCTCGGCGAGCTGCCCGAGGCGGACAAGGAGCGGCTGCTGAGCCTGATGCAGCCCGACGACGCGGCCGACATGCGGCGCCTGATGGCGTACGAGGAGCACACGGCCGGCGGTCTGATGACGACCGAGCCGATCGTGCTGCGCCCCGACGCGACCGTCGCCGACGCCCTGGCCCGCATCCGCAACCCCGACCTGTCCCCGGCGCACGCCGCCCAGGTCTACGTCTGCCGTCCGCCCGAGGAGACG encodes the following:
- a CDS encoding magnesium and cobalt transport protein CorA, which translates into the protein MSMIRDLRAAVRPSRVSLRKDGGAYDTTRDPATASAVVDCAVYRDGTRVETDVPLTPHTAMRQVRRDGGFVWIGLHEPTEDEFAGIAREFGLHPLAVEDAVQAHQRPKLERYDDSLFTVFKTVHYVDHDQLTANSEVVETGEVMCFTGRDFFITVRHGGQGSLRALRRRLQEDPELLLKGPSAVLHAIADHVVDGYIAVADAVQDDIDEVETEVFSPGRKGSPRGTDAGRIYQLKREVLEFKRAVAPLLRPMQLLSERPMRLVDPEIQKYFRDVADHVARVQEQVIGFDELLNSILQANLAQASVAQNEDMRKITSWAAIIAVPTMVCGVYGMNFDYMPETHWKFGYPLVLSITVGICLGIHRTLKRNGWL
- a CDS encoding MFS transporter — its product is MDPFDAGAGGILRQPKAVWATAGASVVAFMGIGLVDPILPSIAKGLDASAGQVSLLFTSYFLITALAMLVTGFVSSRIGGRKTLLLGLAFVVVFAGLAGTSDTVGQLVGYRAGWGLGNALFVSTALAVIVGAAAGGSAAAILLYESALGLGMACGPLLGALLGDASWRYPFFGTAFLMAIGFLCITVFLKEQPRPARKTSLLDPIRALGHGGLASAAVSAFFYNYTFFTVLAFTPFVLNMTPYKSGAVFFAWGVLLAVFSVLVAPRMQRRFGSLKVLGGSLVLLAADVLVLGYGNHTAAIVCTILSGAFIGVNNTVYTELALGVSDAPRPVASAGYNFVRWFAAAAAPYFAPKIEEWTDVHIPFVVAAVTALLGAVVVVVRRRALTHDAEELEPKHASEDSVTVFAN
- a CDS encoding suppressor of fused domain protein; this translates as MADVLPLVEARLHSALGEPDARAAVTFLGTDRIEVLRFPAAGQEGDVVRYATLGMSAQPMADPTAALADPVKGPRAELVLSVRSGAADTDKVLRPLAVLAASPQVEGVIVAPGASLDVGEPLWPGAPFTSVLVAEPGGLVEDLELDAPLDPVRFLPLLPMTPNEAAWKRVHGAPALQERWLNHGTDLRDPSRRSVPLD
- a CDS encoding magnesium transporter MgtE N-terminal domain-containing protein gives rise to the protein MAAGAPRIFVSHLSGIAVFDPAGDQVGRVRDLVVMLRVGRKPPRVLGLVVELTTRRRIFLPMTRVTGIESGQVITTGVLNVRRFEQRPTERLVFGELLDRRVTLTETGEEVTVLDLSVQQLPARRDWEIDKVFVRKGRKGGAFRRNKGETLTVEWSGVSGFSVEEQGQGAENLLATFEQLRPADLANVLHHLSAKRRAEVAAALDDDRLADVLEELPEDDQIEILGKLKEERAADVLEAMDPDDAADLLGELPEADKERLLSLMQPDDAADMRRLMAYEEHTAGGLMTTEPIVLRPDATVADALARIRNPDLSPAHAAQVYVCRPPEETPTGKYLGTVHFQRLLRDPPYTLVGSILDDDLQPLEPDAALPVVAGFFAAYDMVAAPVVDDSGSLLGAVTVDDVLDHMLPDDWRETEYHLDGTTGTTTGEVGADGA